One stretch of Hydrogenovibrio kuenenii DSM 12350 DNA includes these proteins:
- the tmk gene encoding dTMP kinase, whose product MKHKYLGKFITLEGTEGAGKSTNLKFMESWLKAQDIEVITTREPGGTDISEAVRAILLDNNNTAMTAETELLLMFAARNQHLQEKIIPALEAGKWVISDRFTDASYAYQGAARGISYGRILELEQWVQQGFYPNMTFVFDLSIEEGMKRVKSRGQTDRFEEEEHDFFEKVRSAYLNRAKQAPQRYEVIDAGLPLVQVQAQVEQKLKQLCLSAGKKVVA is encoded by the coding sequence ATGAAACACAAATATTTAGGTAAATTTATTACGCTTGAAGGTACTGAAGGTGCCGGTAAGTCAACCAATCTCAAGTTTATGGAAAGCTGGCTCAAGGCTCAGGATATAGAAGTGATTACCACCCGTGAGCCTGGGGGGACTGATATCAGTGAAGCTGTACGAGCCATTTTGCTTGATAATAACAATACCGCAATGACAGCAGAAACCGAGTTGTTGCTGATGTTTGCCGCACGTAACCAGCATCTTCAAGAAAAAATTATTCCTGCACTAGAAGCCGGGAAGTGGGTTATCTCGGATCGTTTTACGGATGCTTCTTATGCTTATCAAGGTGCCGCGCGCGGTATTTCCTATGGTCGTATTTTGGAGTTGGAGCAGTGGGTTCAACAAGGCTTTTATCCAAATATGACGTTTGTTTTTGATCTGTCGATCGAAGAAGGAATGAAGCGCGTGAAGTCACGTGGGCAAACTGATCGTTTTGAAGAAGAAGAGCATGATTTCTTTGAAAAAGTGCGCTCAGCATATTTAAATCGAGCGAAGCAAGCACCACAACGCTATGAAGTGATTGATGCCGGCTTGCCATTGGTGCAGGTTCAGGCGCAGGTTGAGCAAAAGCTTAAGCAACTTTGCTTGTCAGCAGGCAAAAAAGTCGTTGCCTAA
- the mltG gene encoding endolytic transglycosylase MltG, translated as MKKSIFLLKVIAICFAVIWLSVEGWTFKQFLTAPISSLSQAKVIDIPKGASGKSVANLLHKERLIRHPHWLRWYLKIVGKSQKIQTGEFEIQPSWTVEQLVKQLTEGKNVAYPMTFIAGETFQQSLQKLAAMPKMKHTNFNQQSLQTELGVSGALEGMILPETYLYTAGDTDLSVLKRAHHDLQTLLDKEWQARSSDLPFKTAYQALILASIVEKETGYGPERPKIAAVFINRLKKHMRLQSDPTVIYGIGAKYDGDIRKKDLLTKTPYNTYRINGLPPTPIALASADAIKAVFHPAETKALYFVANGDGQHRFSNTLAEHNRAVRAYLIKEKEAGKSAVNPVKSK; from the coding sequence ATGAAAAAAAGTATTTTTTTATTAAAAGTTATTGCTATCTGTTTCGCTGTTATCTGGCTGTCAGTTGAAGGTTGGACATTCAAACAGTTTTTAACCGCACCTATTTCATCTTTAAGCCAAGCGAAAGTGATTGATATTCCGAAAGGGGCTTCCGGTAAGTCGGTGGCGAACCTTTTACACAAAGAAAGATTGATTCGACACCCTCACTGGCTGCGTTGGTATTTAAAAATCGTAGGAAAATCGCAAAAGATTCAGACAGGGGAGTTTGAAATTCAACCTAGTTGGACGGTAGAGCAGTTAGTTAAGCAACTGACTGAAGGAAAGAATGTCGCTTACCCAATGACGTTCATTGCAGGCGAAACCTTTCAGCAGTCGTTACAAAAGCTGGCAGCCATGCCCAAAATGAAGCATACGAATTTTAATCAACAATCATTACAAACAGAACTCGGTGTTTCCGGGGCTTTGGAAGGGATGATTTTGCCTGAGACTTATTTGTACACGGCGGGTGATACGGATTTGTCTGTTCTTAAGCGCGCACATCATGATTTGCAAACCTTACTGGATAAAGAATGGCAAGCTCGTTCATCAGACTTACCTTTTAAGACAGCTTATCAAGCTTTGATTTTGGCTTCCATTGTCGAAAAAGAAACGGGTTATGGGCCTGAGCGTCCTAAAATCGCAGCAGTGTTTATTAATCGTCTGAAGAAGCATATGCGCCTACAGTCTGATCCTACTGTAATTTATGGGATAGGAGCAAAGTATGACGGTGATATTCGTAAAAAAGATTTGTTAACCAAAACCCCTTATAATACTTATCGTATAAACGGACTGCCGCCAACACCGATTGCGTTGGCCAGCGCAGATGCCATCAAAGCTGTATTTCATCCGGCTGAAACAAAAGCATTGTATTTTGTTGCCAATGGAGATGGTCAGCATCGTTTCTCAAATACGCTTGCAGAGCATAATCGTGCCGTGAGAGCTTATTTGATTAAAGAAAAAGAAGCCGGAAAGTCAGCTGTAAATCCGGTTAAATCCAAATAG
- the pabC gene encoding aminodeoxychorismate lyase, protein MTTWYNGQPLQDDQLSFNHGLLDRGLQYGDGFFTTILLLDGGLVNWSAHLKRIQQSAERLKFQDLNLTKLIEDFSCFVESLVDSDEVVPERMALKILVTRGFGGKGYQPPEKGQGSTNWIFQAMPYPSVGGVAFEALIESKDTFSFDDEHPAWQIFPQKLTVSDVCYGQQPLLAGLKHLNRLENVLARQALMESSFDEAVMCSLSGECVSATQSNLLWICENTVYTPELTSCGVSGTTLPVILDLAKSQGYQVQVDRFHLNVLNQADEILLCNALRGVMPVTKFINKTLERQFSTEKTLQLAYDWMKWAAENRTHYQELFTPSKTL, encoded by the coding sequence ATGACCACCTGGTATAACGGACAGCCACTTCAAGACGATCAATTGAGTTTTAATCATGGCTTGCTGGACAGAGGTTTGCAGTATGGTGATGGTTTTTTCACCACGATACTTTTATTAGACGGTGGTCTGGTTAATTGGTCAGCGCACCTTAAACGCATTCAACAAAGTGCAGAGCGTCTTAAGTTTCAGGATTTGAATCTTACAAAACTGATTGAAGACTTTTCTTGTTTTGTAGAATCATTAGTTGATTCGGATGAAGTAGTGCCTGAACGTATGGCGCTGAAAATTTTGGTTACGCGCGGGTTTGGGGGGAAGGGTTATCAACCACCAGAGAAAGGTCAGGGAAGTACGAACTGGATCTTTCAAGCGATGCCTTATCCAAGTGTTGGCGGCGTTGCTTTTGAAGCGTTAATCGAATCTAAGGATACATTTTCATTTGATGACGAACACCCAGCCTGGCAGATTTTTCCACAAAAGTTAACGGTGAGTGATGTCTGTTATGGACAACAACCTTTGTTAGCAGGTTTAAAGCATTTGAATCGCTTAGAAAATGTTTTGGCTCGCCAAGCATTGATGGAGTCATCATTCGATGAAGCGGTTATGTGTAGTTTGTCAGGAGAGTGTGTTTCCGCAACCCAGTCTAATTTATTGTGGATTTGCGAAAATACGGTTTATACGCCTGAATTGACGTCTTGCGGTGTAAGTGGCACAACTTTGCCCGTTATTTTAGACTTGGCTAAGTCACAAGGTTATCAGGTACAGGTTGACCGTTTTCATTTAAATGTACTGAATCAAGCGGACGAAATTTTGTTATGTAATGCTTTAAGAGGTGTTATGCCAGTGACTAAATTTATAAATAAAACACTAGAGAGACAATTCAGCACTGAAAAAACACTTCAATTAGCCTATGATTGGATGAAATGGGCAGCCGAAAATCGCACGCATTATCAAGAGTTATTTACACCATCTAAAACGCTATGA
- the acpP gene encoding acyl carrier protein, with amino-acid sequence MSSIEERVKKIVVEQLGVEEGQVTPDASFIDDLGADSLDTVELVMALEEEFDCEIPDEEAEKIATLAQATSYIEANLD; translated from the coding sequence ATGAGCAGTATTGAAGAGCGCGTAAAGAAAATCGTTGTTGAACAACTAGGTGTTGAAGAAGGTCAAGTTACTCCTGATGCTTCATTCATCGATGATTTGGGCGCAGACTCTCTAGACACAGTTGAGTTGGTAATGGCTCTAGAAGAAGAGTTTGATTGTGAAATTCCAGACGAAGAAGCTGAAAAAATCGCTACTTTGGCACAAGCTACGTCTTATATTGAAGCTAACTTAGACTAA
- the ppa gene encoding inorganic diphosphatase: MGYAQVSAGKDVPNDVNVIIEIPAFAPPIKYEVDKDTDLVWVDRLQGATMQYPANYGYINDTLSDDGDPVDVLVVTPHPLMIGSVIRCRPIGIFKMTDDGGEDAKVIAVPVDKLSTIYSAIEKVEDIPLLKEQVEHFFSHYKDLEPGKWVKVEGWGDVEAARQEILNGVKQYNEK, translated from the coding sequence ATGGGTTACGCTCAAGTTTCAGCGGGTAAAGATGTACCGAATGATGTTAACGTCATTATCGAAATCCCAGCATTTGCACCACCAATCAAATATGAAGTCGATAAAGACACTGATTTGGTTTGGGTAGATCGCCTACAAGGTGCCACCATGCAATATCCGGCTAACTATGGTTACATTAACGATACATTATCTGATGATGGCGATCCGGTTGATGTGTTGGTCGTTACACCACACCCGCTTATGATTGGGTCAGTTATTCGTTGTCGCCCTATCGGTATTTTTAAAATGACTGATGACGGTGGTGAAGATGCTAAAGTCATCGCTGTTCCTGTAGACAAGCTAAGTACTATCTACTCTGCTATTGAAAAAGTGGAAGACATTCCTTTATTGAAGGAACAAGTCGAACACTTCTTTAGCCACTACAAAGACCTTGAACCTGGTAAATGGGTTAAAGTTGAAGGTTGGGGCGATGTAGAAGCTGCACGCCAAGAAATCTTAAACGGTGTAAAACAATACAACGAAAAGTAA
- a CDS encoding TatD family hydrolase, producing the protein MIIDSHCHLNILPEEKVGNLDQVIKTAHELSVDKMLCIAIHPDQWQDILGIADQYEEVYAAIGIHPCEEKEVFVSDDALIAAASHPKVIAIGEVGLDYFHFDAEEQDMTWQQDRFRQMIRLAKQLSKPLIIHTRNSTPDCLRILAEEGAQEVGGIMHCFVEDLETAKRAMELGFYISFSGIVTFKNALELKKVAKAIPADRILVETDSPYLAPVPYRGKTNQPGFTRYVVEELAKLREVSFEEMAQTTTDNFKRLFQL; encoded by the coding sequence ATGATTATTGATTCACATTGTCATCTCAATATTTTGCCTGAAGAAAAAGTCGGGAATCTTGATCAGGTTATTAAAACAGCTCATGAGTTGTCTGTGGATAAAATGCTGTGCATCGCCATTCATCCAGATCAGTGGCAAGACATATTGGGCATTGCTGACCAGTATGAAGAAGTTTATGCAGCTATTGGCATTCATCCTTGTGAAGAAAAAGAGGTGTTTGTTAGTGACGATGCATTGATTGCAGCGGCCAGTCATCCAAAAGTTATTGCCATCGGTGAAGTGGGGTTGGATTATTTTCACTTTGATGCAGAAGAACAGGACATGACTTGGCAGCAGGATCGCTTTAGACAAATGATTCGTTTGGCTAAGCAATTGTCAAAACCTCTAATTATTCATACACGAAACTCTACACCAGATTGCTTGCGTATTTTGGCAGAAGAAGGCGCACAAGAAGTGGGCGGCATTATGCACTGCTTTGTAGAAGACTTGGAAACTGCTAAGCGCGCAATGGAGTTAGGCTTTTATATTTCGTTTTCCGGTATTGTTACGTTTAAAAATGCACTGGAATTAAAAAAAGTGGCAAAAGCCATTCCGGCAGATCGTATTTTGGTGGAAACAGATTCTCCTTACCTTGCCCCTGTGCCTTATCGAGGAAAAACCAATCAACCTGGCTTTACTCGTTATGTCGTCGAAGAGTTGGCAAAATTGCGAGAGGTTAGCTTTGAAGAAATGGCTCAAACCACAACAGATAACTTCAAGCGACTGTTTCAGCTATGA
- the fabG gene encoding 3-oxoacyl-ACP reductase FabG, which yields MLTGKIAFVTGASRGIGKAIALDLAANGATVIGTATSESGANAISEYLKEAGATGTGMCLDVTQAEMIAAVLAETTEKFGVPTILVNNAGITRDNLLMRMKDDEWDDIIQTNLSSVYRMSKACLRGMMKAKGGAIINIASVVGVMGNAGQTNYAAAKAGIIGFSKSLAREVGSKNITVNTVAPGFIDTDMTRALPQEQRDSLTQQIPLKRLGSPEDIAKSVTFLASEGGSYITGQTLNVNGGMYMI from the coding sequence ATGTTAACAGGAAAGATTGCTTTTGTAACGGGCGCCAGTCGCGGTATCGGTAAAGCCATTGCACTAGATTTGGCAGCGAACGGTGCCACTGTTATAGGAACGGCAACCTCTGAATCAGGTGCTAACGCGATTTCAGAATATTTGAAAGAAGCTGGTGCGACCGGTACAGGCATGTGTTTAGACGTGACTCAAGCTGAAATGATTGCTGCAGTTTTGGCGGAAACGACCGAAAAGTTTGGTGTGCCAACGATTTTGGTTAATAACGCTGGTATTACCCGTGATAATTTATTAATGCGCATGAAGGATGATGAGTGGGATGATATTATCCAAACAAACCTGAGTTCTGTTTATCGTATGTCAAAAGCTTGTTTGCGCGGTATGATGAAAGCAAAAGGTGGTGCAATCATTAATATTGCATCTGTGGTTGGTGTGATGGGTAATGCCGGGCAAACTAACTATGCAGCAGCTAAAGCTGGAATAATTGGTTTTAGTAAATCTCTTGCAAGAGAAGTTGGTTCTAAAAATATTACCGTTAATACCGTTGCACCAGGATTTATCGATACCGATATGACTCGCGCGCTTCCTCAAGAACAACGCGATTCCTTAACACAACAAATTCCATTAAAACGTTTAGGTTCTCCTGAAGACATTGCCAAGTCAGTGACTTTCTTGGCTTCAGAGGGTGGTAGTTACATTACTGGTCAAACACTAAACGTGAATGGTGGTATGTACATGATTTAA
- a CDS encoding ABC transporter ATP-binding protein, whose product MNKVKGEYTWQRIADLVFAHKPNLIKAHVIALFAMLATVPLPLLLPLLVDEVLLHKPGMIVNGLNTIIPQGWQTAVGYILIVSLVTILLRFLGVVFGVWQVQQFTVIAKDVTYRIRQDLLARVQGVAMTQYETMGSGSVTSTMVNDVNTLDTFLGTTVGKLIIAIFSLIGTTFVLLWLNWQLALFILFLNPLVVYFTMRMGHHVKRLKKDENTAIDAFQQSLSETLDALQQVRAANQDRPFFDRIRGKALDIKSHSEAFTWRSDAASRISFLIFLVGFDIFRGVSMLMVLFSGLTIGEMMAVFGYLWFMMGPVQEILAIQYSYSAGSGALQRINQVLDLKQEPVYKLSGPNPFEEDQVSLEVKNLFFTYPGKNEPVLHNLSFEIKPGEKLAFVGASGGGKTTLVQLLLGFYQQDSGVVCYNGIPIEQIGQDLVREQVATVLQHPVLFNHSVRFNLSLGRDLTDEMLWQALKQAQLKETIEALDEQLDAVVGRNGIKLSGGQRQRLAIARMILQDPKVVIMDEATSALDMETERKLYEDLAPFLKGRTTLIVAHRLSSIKQADRILVFEDGHIIESGSHEDLVVAGGTYQRLYR is encoded by the coding sequence GTGAATAAAGTTAAGGGTGAATATACTTGGCAACGTATTGCCGATTTAGTGTTCGCACACAAGCCTAACCTTATTAAAGCGCATGTTATTGCATTGTTTGCGATGTTGGCGACTGTCCCTTTGCCTTTGCTGTTACCGTTACTCGTGGATGAAGTGCTTTTGCATAAGCCTGGCATGATTGTGAATGGACTAAATACCATTATTCCCCAAGGTTGGCAGACTGCGGTTGGTTATATTTTAATCGTCTCTCTTGTCACCATCCTATTACGTTTTCTTGGTGTGGTGTTTGGTGTTTGGCAGGTTCAGCAGTTTACGGTTATTGCCAAAGATGTGACTTACCGTATTCGTCAGGATTTGCTTGCACGTGTTCAAGGTGTGGCAATGACGCAATACGAAACCATGGGGAGTGGCAGTGTCACCTCAACTATGGTGAATGATGTTAATACCTTAGATACTTTTTTAGGCACCACTGTTGGTAAGTTGATTATTGCCATTTTTTCGTTGATAGGCACCACCTTTGTACTATTGTGGCTGAATTGGCAGTTGGCCTTGTTTATTTTATTTTTGAATCCGTTAGTGGTGTATTTCACCATGAGAATGGGACATCACGTCAAACGACTGAAAAAAGACGAAAATACGGCGATTGATGCGTTTCAGCAGTCATTGTCAGAAACGTTGGATGCGCTGCAACAAGTGCGTGCAGCCAACCAAGATAGACCTTTTTTCGATCGTATTCGCGGTAAAGCTTTAGATATAAAAAGTCATTCAGAAGCCTTTACTTGGCGTTCGGATGCAGCAAGTCGAATTTCATTTCTAATTTTCCTAGTTGGCTTCGATATCTTCCGTGGTGTCAGTATGTTGATGGTGTTGTTTTCTGGATTGACCATTGGTGAAATGATGGCGGTATTTGGCTATTTATGGTTCATGATGGGGCCAGTCCAAGAGATTTTAGCAATTCAATATAGCTACAGTGCGGGAAGTGGTGCGTTACAACGTATCAATCAAGTGTTGGATTTAAAACAAGAGCCTGTTTATAAATTATCCGGACCAAATCCATTTGAAGAAGATCAGGTGTCGTTGGAAGTAAAAAATCTATTTTTTACGTATCCTGGAAAAAACGAACCTGTATTGCATAACTTGAGTTTTGAAATTAAGCCGGGTGAAAAACTGGCATTTGTTGGCGCCAGTGGCGGCGGAAAGACAACGCTCGTGCAACTATTATTGGGTTTTTACCAGCAAGACTCTGGGGTGGTTTGTTATAACGGTATTCCAATTGAACAAATTGGACAAGATTTGGTGCGAGAGCAAGTCGCTACCGTCTTGCAGCATCCTGTTCTATTTAATCACAGCGTACGCTTTAATTTATCTTTAGGGCGTGATTTGACTGATGAAATGCTTTGGCAAGCACTTAAGCAGGCGCAATTGAAAGAAACGATAGAAGCGTTGGATGAACAGTTAGATGCAGTAGTTGGGCGTAATGGTATTAAATTATCTGGTGGCCAGCGACAGAGGTTGGCGATTGCTCGGATGATTTTACAAGATCCAAAAGTCGTCATTATGGATGAGGCGACTTCAGCTCTGGATATGGAAACCGAAAGAAAGCTATACGAAGACCTTGCTCCTTTCTTGAAAGGTCGAACGACTTTGATTGTGGCGCATCGTCTGAGCTCTATCAAGCAAGCAGATCGTATTCTGGTGTTTGAGGATGGTCATATTATCGAGTCCGGTAGTCATGAAGATCTCGTGGTCGCTGGCGGAACTTATCAAAGGCTGTATCGATAA
- the fabF gene encoding beta-ketoacyl-ACP synthase II, translated as MRRVVITGVGCVTPMGNNTADSWDAVLAGRSGIDYLSSFDTEGFAVTFGGEVKGFDVTQVISAKDAKKMDPFIHYGLMAGTEALKDSGLVVTEENDFRIGVSIGSGIGGIGAIEKQHSVLSASGPRRVSPFFVPSAIVNMVSGNFSIMHGLKGPNMAIATACATGTHSIGDSFRMIQMGDADVMLAGGAEHAATPLGLAGFAAAKALSTRNDDPKTASRPWDKDRDGFVLSDGSGVVVLEEYEHAKARGAKIYCEVIGFGMSGDAYHMTKPAEGGAGGARAIQNAINNAKLNPDQVDYINAHGTSTPAGDVCEVGAVKSVFGQHAYNLTMSSTKSVTGHALGAAGAMEAVFVAKAIEEQVLPPTMNLENPDEGCDLDFVSGEARQSKIDYAVSNSLGFGGTNATLVFAKI; from the coding sequence ATGCGTCGAGTTGTAATTACAGGTGTTGGATGCGTAACACCAATGGGAAACAATACTGCGGATTCATGGGATGCTGTTTTGGCAGGAAGAAGCGGAATTGATTATCTATCTTCTTTTGATACTGAAGGCTTTGCAGTTACATTTGGTGGTGAAGTAAAAGGATTTGATGTCACTCAAGTAATTTCGGCAAAGGACGCCAAAAAAATGGATCCTTTTATTCATTACGGTTTAATGGCTGGAACAGAAGCGCTAAAAGATTCAGGTCTAGTCGTAACTGAAGAAAATGATTTTAGAATCGGTGTATCAATCGGTTCTGGTATCGGTGGGATTGGCGCTATTGAAAAGCAACATAGCGTATTAAGTGCTTCTGGCCCACGTCGTGTTTCACCTTTTTTTGTACCGAGTGCCATTGTGAATATGGTTTCTGGTAACTTTTCGATTATGCACGGCCTTAAAGGTCCAAACATGGCAATCGCAACCGCTTGTGCAACAGGCACACACTCAATTGGAGATTCTTTTAGAATGATTCAAATGGGTGATGCGGACGTTATGCTTGCAGGTGGAGCAGAGCATGCAGCGACACCTCTTGGTTTGGCAGGATTTGCAGCTGCTAAAGCGCTTTCCACTCGAAATGATGATCCTAAGACGGCAAGTCGTCCATGGGATAAAGATCGCGATGGTTTTGTTCTAAGTGATGGTTCGGGTGTGGTTGTATTGGAAGAATATGAGCACGCTAAAGCGCGTGGTGCAAAAATTTACTGTGAAGTCATTGGTTTTGGTATGAGCGGTGACGCCTACCATATGACTAAACCTGCTGAAGGTGGTGCAGGCGGTGCACGTGCTATCCAAAATGCTATCAACAACGCAAAACTGAATCCTGACCAAGTTGATTATATCAATGCTCATGGAACTTCTACGCCAGCAGGTGATGTATGTGAAGTCGGTGCTGTTAAGTCTGTATTTGGACAACATGCCTATAACCTAACGATGAGTTCGACCAAGTCTGTAACCGGTCATGCATTGGGTGCAGCAGGTGCAATGGAAGCAGTTTTTGTAGCCAAAGCGATTGAAGAGCAGGTATTACCTCCTACGATGAATTTAGAAAATCCTGATGAAGGTTGTGATTTAGACTTTGTTTCAGGTGAAGCAAGACAGTCTAAAATTGACTATGCTGTGTCTAACTCTCTAGGTTTTGGTGGTACCAACGCAACTTTGGTCTTCGCAAAAATCTAG
- a CDS encoding aminodeoxychorismate synthase component I, producing MIAGKSASESVLSSNSYYLVEKLFDGVFDLLKLHQLDSTAYPFLLESVAQSQNISGASTSSDANQFDILFAFPQETLCLNNPIEAEQFVQKFEHDFSSLKVESDEQSCLDLPFSGGWFSYFSYDYAEVIEPTLQLPQQTESSLPLASIVRVPSAFIYDKSNEALYMVTEVGFESHFDLMREAFEKCRKAVLKISPFDILSQSEEPEDKYLDGIADIKEYILSGDIFQVNLSRQWSVSLSTDDAVSVYESLRNNNPAPFAALVDFGDWQIISSSPERLVRYQAPRVETRPIAGTRRRSEDLAKDCALVEELRQHPKEIAEHIMLIDLERNDLGRICQAGSVEVNELMVIETYEHVHHIVSNVRGHLKEGVSPLEVIHATFPGGTITGCPKVRCMEIIGELEQMPRLAYTGSLGYINRDGSLDFNILIRTMLKQGSDIQFRAGAGIVADSIAERELMESRHKAKGLIRALEAGASL from the coding sequence TTGATAGCGGGTAAATCGGCTTCAGAGTCAGTGCTTTCGTCAAACAGTTACTATCTGGTAGAAAAACTGTTTGATGGTGTATTTGATTTACTGAAGCTACACCAGTTAGACTCAACCGCTTATCCTTTTTTGCTTGAAAGCGTTGCACAGTCCCAGAACATTTCTGGGGCTAGTACTTCAAGTGATGCCAATCAATTCGATATTCTCTTTGCTTTTCCGCAAGAAACTCTTTGTTTGAACAACCCAATTGAAGCTGAACAGTTCGTTCAAAAGTTTGAACACGACTTTTCTTCGCTTAAAGTTGAGTCTGACGAGCAAAGTTGCCTAGATTTACCCTTTAGTGGCGGTTGGTTTTCCTATTTTAGTTATGACTATGCAGAAGTCATAGAGCCGACATTACAGCTGCCTCAACAGACAGAATCCTCTCTACCCTTAGCATCTATAGTGCGAGTGCCTTCGGCTTTTATTTATGATAAGAGCAATGAGGCGCTTTATATGGTCACGGAAGTTGGCTTTGAATCTCATTTTGATTTAATGAGAGAGGCTTTTGAGAAGTGTCGTAAAGCAGTACTAAAAATCAGCCCCTTCGATATTTTGTCTCAATCTGAAGAGCCGGAAGATAAATACCTTGATGGGATAGCGGACATTAAGGAATATATTTTGTCAGGCGATATTTTCCAAGTGAATTTATCTCGTCAATGGTCAGTTTCACTTTCGACTGATGATGCCGTTTCCGTTTATGAATCTTTAAGAAATAATAATCCAGCACCTTTTGCTGCTTTAGTGGATTTTGGAGATTGGCAGATAATAAGCTCTTCTCCAGAACGTTTAGTACGCTATCAAGCACCTCGGGTAGAAACGAGACCTATTGCCGGTACGCGTCGTCGTAGTGAAGATCTGGCAAAAGATTGTGCGTTAGTTGAAGAACTTCGCCAGCACCCAAAAGAAATTGCCGAGCATATAATGTTGATTGATTTGGAGCGTAATGACTTGGGTAGAATCTGCCAGGCTGGGTCGGTTGAAGTCAATGAACTGATGGTGATTGAGACTTATGAGCATGTGCATCACATCGTATCAAATGTTCGCGGTCACTTAAAAGAAGGCGTTTCTCCACTGGAAGTGATTCATGCGACTTTTCCAGGGGGAACCATTACCGGTTGTCCCAAAGTGCGCTGTATGGAAATTATTGGTGAGTTAGAGCAAATGCCTCGCTTGGCCTACACTGGCTCTTTAGGTTATATCAATCGTGATGGCAGTTTGGACTTTAATATTCTGATCAGAACCATGTTAAAACAAGGTTCGGACATTCAATTCAGAGCGGGAGCAGGAATCGTAGCAGACTCAATTGCAGAACGAGAGCTGATGGAATCCCGACATAAAGCGAAGGGGTTGATTCGCGCTTTGGAAGCTGGAGCGAGTTTATGA
- the holB gene encoding DNA polymerase III subunit delta' yields MVLPWLESLWQEWLAQTAQSQPNAQDYGIGHAYLLAGTDGIGMTGFAEQVAQGILCQQPGLEACGQCAQCHQFTQLTHPDFFRVSIPEDKKEISVDQIRQLSDKIFSTSHQGGYKVALIEAVEHLNRSAFNALLKTLEEPPARTVLLLTTHHAGRLPATIVSRCRQLRFSTPAFDQAYAWLSQSVPQADDALLKRALKVNWGAPLNAKQWIEDKGFELESEWQSDMKALRNGKLAVSQVVEKWVKFEHPEQVFDWFYLWTVDAIRSASYQNKLDFNPNWVLFQKWVLQAKQTWRQNANKELLLESLCLAWLAHQKPDFDPNQPLFSVMKGDWIRGQWV; encoded by the coding sequence TTGGTATTACCTTGGTTAGAATCTCTTTGGCAGGAATGGTTAGCCCAAACTGCACAGTCGCAACCTAATGCCCAGGACTATGGTATAGGTCACGCCTACTTATTGGCGGGTACTGATGGGATTGGTATGACGGGGTTTGCTGAGCAAGTTGCACAAGGTATTCTGTGCCAACAACCAGGGCTAGAGGCTTGTGGGCAGTGCGCACAATGCCACCAGTTTACGCAGCTTACACATCCCGATTTTTTCCGAGTAAGCATACCCGAAGATAAAAAAGAAATTTCTGTCGATCAAATTCGCCAACTAAGTGACAAAATATTCAGTACATCTCATCAAGGTGGTTATAAGGTTGCCTTAATAGAAGCGGTAGAGCATTTAAATCGTTCCGCATTTAACGCTTTGCTCAAAACACTTGAAGAACCACCAGCTCGCACTGTCTTATTGTTAACAACCCATCATGCAGGGCGTTTGCCCGCGACGATTGTTAGCCGTTGCCGTCAACTGCGATTTTCTACGCCAGCTTTTGACCAAGCTTATGCTTGGTTGTCTCAAAGTGTGCCTCAAGCAGATGATGCCCTGTTAAAAAGAGCCTTAAAGGTTAATTGGGGTGCGCCTCTTAATGCAAAACAATGGATTGAAGATAAAGGTTTTGAGTTGGAATCGGAATGGCAATCCGATATGAAAGCACTGAGAAATGGTAAATTAGCCGTTTCTCAAGTTGTAGAAAAATGGGTTAAGTTTGAGCACCCTGAGCAGGTGTTTGATTGGTTCTATTTGTGGACGGTGGATGCAATACGTTCTGCGTCATATCAAAACAAGTTGGATTTTAATCCTAACTGGGTGTTATTTCAGAAATGGGTATTACAAGCCAAGCAAACATGGCGACAAAATGCTAACAAAGAGCTATTACTGGAAAGTCTGTGCCTAGCGTGGTTAGCACATCAAAAACCAGATTTCGATCCGAATCAGCCATTATTTTCTGTTATGAAAGGTGACTGGATTCGTGGTCAATGGGTGTAA